In Malaclemys terrapin pileata isolate rMalTer1 chromosome 10, rMalTer1.hap1, whole genome shotgun sequence, the following are encoded in one genomic region:
- the TMEM186 gene encoding transmembrane protein 186, which produces MAGIFKIRTRLHLLPSFGRSLPRELSTRLWKREDTCLPHCFGTHMFLQPQRWQPDSANFYPGTGLAPYRCTGSLTPTNRVLDKSMIENKEQFKLVYKFPGIKYCRIFSRMKLLQTAITIVILPPVYHLYLQEQVSQAFVLYVTGTACFAAAMLYGISYFLRRMIGLMYLNEAGTMVKVAHLTFWGRRKEIYCPVESVMTLDDTGDAKNEVLLQFKQHNSTQVLYFTLTFGHIVDKQRFAQIFGGF; this is translated from the exons ATG GCTGGAATCTTCAAAATTAGGACTAGACTCCATTTGCTACCTTCCTTTGGGAGATCTCTACCAAGGGAGCTTTCAACAAGAttgtggaaaagagaagacacgTGCCTACCCCATTGCTTTGGGACCCATATGTTCTTACAACCACAGAGATGGCAACCTGACAGTGCTAATTTTTATCCTGGGACAGGGCTGGCACCGTACAGATGTACTGGCAGTTTAACCCCCACAAACAGAGTCTTGGACAAGTCGATGATTGAGAACAAAGAACAGTTCAAACTGGTCTACAAGTTTCCCGGAATTAAATATTGTAGAATATTTTCAAGAATGAAGTTGCTACAGACTGCTATAACCATAGTTATCCTCCCGCCTGTCTATCACCTCTATCTGCAGGAACAAGTTTCTCAGGCTTTTGTGTTGTATGTCACTGGcactgcttgctttgctgctgCAATGCTGTATGGTATAAGTTATTTTCTCAGACGAATGATTGGACTGATGTACTTAAATGAAGCTGGCACCATGGTAAAAGTGGCACACTTGACATTTtggggaagaaggaaagaaatttATTGTCCAGTTGAAAGTGTGATGACCTTGGATGACACTGGAGATGCCAAGAATGAAGTACTGCTCCAGTTTAAACAGCATAATAGTACACAGGTTTTATATTTTACTCTAACATTTGGCCATATTGTGGATAAACAGAGGTTTGCCcaaatatttggaggattttag